In Streptomyces sp. HUAS ZL42, the DNA window AGTCCAGCGCTTCCCCGAAACGGATCGTGACCGGCAGGAGTCCCGGCAGGACGCGTCCCGGAGCCCGGATCTGGAACGTCCCCACCATCGCGCACGGGATCACCGGAACCTGTGCGGCCAGCGCCATCGCCGCCACCCCGACCTTGCCCTTGTACAGCCGGCCGTCGGGGGAACGCGTGCCCTCCGGATAGATTGCCAGCAGCCCGCCCTTCGCCAGTACCCCCAGCCCCTCCCGGATCGCCGCCTGCCCCGCCGCCCTGCCCGACCTGTCCACCGGAATCTGCCCGGCAGCGCGCAGAACCAGCGCGGTCAGCCGGCCTTTGAGGCCCTGCCCCGTGAAGTACTCCGCCTTGGCCAGGAACGTGATGCGCCGTTTCAGGACGGCGGGCATGAGAAGGGGGTCCGCGAAGGACAGGTGATTCCCGGCGACGATCGCCGCGCCCTCCGCCGGAACATGCTCGAGCCCCTCGACCCGCGGGCGGAACAGCAGCCGCAGCGGCGGCCCCAGAAGGATGTTCTTGAGCAGGTAATAGAACACGGGCGGCTCCCCACTGCCGAATCAGGTGCTGGGGTCGGCCCGCGCGATCCCGCACTCACGCCTCGCTGTCCAGCCCGCCCCGCGCCTGCGTCCGTCAG includes these proteins:
- a CDS encoding lysophospholipid acyltransferase family protein, coding for MFYYLLKNILLGPPLRLLFRPRVEGLEHVPAEGAAIVAGNHLSFADPLLMPAVLKRRITFLAKAEYFTGQGLKGRLTALVLRAAGQIPVDRSGRAAGQAAIREGLGVLAKGGLLAIYPEGTRSPDGRLYKGKVGVAAMALAAQVPVIPCAMVGTFQIRAPGRVLPGLLPVTIRFGEALDFSRFAGMAQQKTVLRAVTDDITYAILRLSGQEYVDRYAAEVKAAQAKGRQG